A region of Saccharococcus thermophilus DNA encodes the following proteins:
- a CDS encoding permease — protein MYRWLSSTLIDVTGIVVIAIAAYFMLASQFIGAAWSMKLPASFQQFSTILLSIIIEAVPFVLIGVIIAGCIQIFVTEEQIRRWIPKNRFLAAMMGCVIGALFPGYECGIVPIVRRLVAKGVPLHAAVGFLLTGPLINPIVILATYMAFGNDGTIAALRMGVGFVDALIIAFIIGFLFPSNQLKTAAASDVREHVKRASLFHRLEEVLKHSIDEFFDTGKYLIIGACFAAFMQTYVHTKSLFLFGDGDFGKTIVMMVLAYFLSLCSEADAFIAASFKSLFPVTSILAFLVYGPMIDLKNTIMLLSSFRVRFVLVLLVLITSVVFISVHLMMYKPANKIAWREKIKAKGTNDFRWPLYAPFNSVCL, from the coding sequence ATGTATCGCTGGCTTTCTTCTACGTTGATTGATGTAACAGGAATCGTCGTGATTGCGATTGCTGCTTATTTCATGTTGGCCAGTCAGTTTATAGGAGCGGCATGGTCGATGAAGCTCCCAGCTTCTTTTCAACAATTTAGTACGATTCTTTTAAGCATTATCATTGAAGCGGTTCCGTTTGTGCTGATTGGTGTGATCATTGCCGGATGTATCCAAATTTTTGTTACGGAAGAGCAAATTCGGCGCTGGATTCCAAAAAATCGGTTTCTCGCTGCCATGATGGGGTGTGTGATTGGCGCTTTGTTTCCTGGGTACGAATGCGGAATTGTACCGATTGTGCGAAGACTGGTGGCAAAGGGAGTGCCGCTGCATGCCGCGGTCGGCTTTCTGTTGACGGGGCCGTTAATTAATCCGATCGTCATTTTGGCAACGTATATGGCGTTTGGAAATGATGGCACCATCGCGGCGTTGCGAATGGGGGTTGGCTTTGTGGACGCTTTGATCATTGCCTTTATCATTGGCTTTTTATTTCCGTCTAACCAGCTGAAAACTGCCGCTGCATCAGATGTGCGGGAACATGTGAAACGCGCGTCATTGTTTCACCGATTGGAGGAAGTGCTCAAACATTCGATTGATGAGTTTTTTGATACGGGAAAGTATTTAATTATCGGGGCTTGTTTTGCCGCGTTCATGCAAACCTATGTACATACTAAATCTCTGTTCCTTTTTGGTGATGGAGATTTCGGCAAGACAATTGTCATGATGGTGCTTGCCTATTTCTTATCATTATGTTCAGAAGCGGATGCGTTTATCGCGGCCTCATTTAAAAGTTTATTTCCGGTCACCTCTATACTCGCATTTTTAGTTTATGGACCGATGATTGACTTGAAAAATACGATTATGCTGTTGAGTTCATTTCGAGTTAGATTTGTGCTCGTTTTGCTTGTTTTGATTACTTCCGTCGTGTTCATCAGCGTGCATCTAATGATGTATAAGCCAGCGAATAAGATAGCGTGGAGGGAGAAAATAAAAGCAAAAGGGACCAACGATTTTCGTTGGCCCCTTTACGCTCCTTTTAATTCTGTCTGCTTGTGA
- a CDS encoding TIGR04104 family putative zinc finger protein, which translates to MKLPICCKCHYSFRWRSAIKVLFGWKRFICPNCKTKLYPTAESRQKASFVLILPLLVLLLLPFFGISFLWTFIIYFVLLASIMALLPFFYTFVDEEEPFW; encoded by the coding sequence ATGAAACTGCCGATTTGCTGCAAATGCCATTATTCATTCCGTTGGAGAAGCGCGATAAAGGTATTATTTGGATGGAAAAGGTTTATTTGTCCAAATTGCAAAACAAAGTTGTATCCGACTGCGGAATCACGACAAAAAGCGTCATTTGTGCTCATCCTTCCGTTGCTAGTATTATTGCTTTTGCCATTTTTCGGAATATCCTTTCTATGGACCTTTATCATCTATTTCGTGCTTTTAGCAAGCATCATGGCGCTATTGCCATTTTTCTACACTTTTGTTGATGAAGAAGAGCCGTTTTGGTGA
- a CDS encoding dienelactone hydrolase family protein has product MFRIDNQSDTAVVLIHEIYGINSHMRDVGQSLAQYGFDVWCPNLLEREALENRIRQASKLFF; this is encoded by the coding sequence ATGTTTCGCATTGATAATCAATCTGATACCGCCGTTGTTCTCATTCATGAAATCTATGGAATCAATTCGCATATGCGCGATGTTGGACAGTCGCTTGCGCAATATGGTTTCGATGTATGGTGTCCTAATTTGTTAGAGCGGGAAGCTTTGGAAAATAGGATTCGCCAAGCTTCCAAACTATTTTTCTAA
- the copZ gene encoding copper chaperone CopZ, producing MTTTLQVQGMTCNHCKMAVTNALQELEGVNRVEVHLEKGTVDVDYDETKISLDKLKEAIEEQGYDVK from the coding sequence ATGACAACGACATTACAAGTGCAAGGAATGACATGCAACCATTGCAAAATGGCAGTCACGAACGCTTTACAAGAGCTAGAAGGAGTCAACCGCGTCGAAGTGCATTTGGAAAAAGGCACGGTTGATGTCGATTACGATGAAACGAAAATCAGCTTGGACAAATTGAAAGAAGCGATTGAAGAACAAGGGTATGATGTGAAGTAA
- a CDS encoding heavy metal translocating P-type ATPase, which yields MSEKKHVTLHITGMTCAACSSRIEKVLNKMDGVKANVNLAMEKAAIEYDPTKQSLHDIQEKIEKLGYGVATEKVMLDIEGMTCAACAARIEKGLQRMEGVERATVNLATNSAVVEYEEGILSVEDILEKIKKLGYKGQVRKEEESAGFKEEQLKQKQRQLMISIVLSLPLLYTMIAHLPFDLGLPVPNWLMNPWVQLLFATPVQFYVGGPFYVGAYRALRNKSANMDVLVALGTSAAYFYSLAEAVKTIGNPHYMPNLYFETSAVLITLVLVGKYFEARAKGRTTEAISKLLSLQAKEALVLRNGKEVKVPLGQVIVGDTIVVKPGEKIPVDGIVIAGASAVDESMITGESIPVDKKEGDRVIGATINTTGTLTIRAEKVGKDTALANIVKIVEEAQGSKAPIQRMADVISGIFVPIVVGIAVLAFFVWYFFVAPGDLPKALEVAIAVLVIACPCALGLATPTSIMVGTGKGAEHGILFKGGEYLEETHKINAVLLDKTGTVTKGKPEVTDVIEFQKGMLQYAVSAEKGSEHPLAQAIVEYGKRQQIAVKPFEHFAALAGHGIEAVIDGKRVLVGTRKLMKENNVDISRHIEKMIQLEIEGKTAMLVSIDGQLAGIIAVADTIKKNAKVAIQALKQLGIDVYMVTGDNERTAKAIAKQVGIDHVYAEVLPEDKANIVEKMQREGKRVAMVGDGINDAPALAKADIGIAIGTGTDVAIETADVTLVGGDLTHIPKAIELSRKTMANIRQNLFWALFYNTIGIPVAAAGLLEPWIAGAAMAFSSVSVVTNALRLKRVKL from the coding sequence ATGAGCGAGAAAAAGCATGTGACGTTGCATATTACCGGCATGACATGCGCCGCCTGTTCGAGCCGCATCGAGAAAGTGCTCAATAAGATGGATGGAGTCAAGGCGAACGTCAATTTAGCAATGGAAAAAGCAGCGATCGAGTATGACCCAACGAAACAAAGCCTTCATGACATTCAAGAAAAAATCGAAAAGCTCGGATACGGCGTTGCCACCGAAAAGGTAATGTTGGATATTGAAGGCATGACATGCGCCGCTTGTGCGGCCCGCATTGAAAAGGGACTGCAACGCATGGAAGGGGTAGAACGCGCCACGGTCAACTTAGCAACGAACAGCGCGGTTGTGGAATATGAGGAAGGCATCCTATCAGTTGAGGACATATTAGAAAAAATCAAAAAACTTGGCTACAAAGGACAAGTGCGGAAGGAAGAAGAGAGCGCAGGTTTCAAAGAGGAACAGCTGAAGCAAAAACAGCGTCAGCTTATGATTTCGATTGTTTTATCGCTTCCGCTTCTGTATACGATGATTGCGCATCTGCCGTTTGACCTTGGCCTGCCGGTGCCAAATTGGCTGATGAATCCGTGGGTGCAGCTTCTGTTCGCGACGCCCGTGCAGTTTTATGTTGGCGGTCCTTTTTATGTCGGCGCGTATCGCGCGTTAAGAAACAAAAGCGCGAACATGGATGTCCTTGTCGCGCTCGGTACGTCCGCCGCTTATTTTTACAGTTTGGCGGAAGCGGTCAAAACGATTGGAAACCCTCACTATATGCCAAATTTATATTTTGAAACAAGTGCGGTGCTCATCACGCTTGTGCTTGTCGGAAAATATTTTGAGGCGCGAGCGAAAGGGAGAACGACCGAAGCGATTTCGAAATTGTTAAGCTTGCAGGCGAAGGAAGCGCTCGTTCTTCGCAACGGCAAAGAAGTTAAGGTTCCGCTCGGACAAGTCATAGTTGGCGACACGATTGTCGTCAAGCCGGGCGAAAAAATACCGGTGGATGGTATCGTGATTGCGGGAGCATCCGCTGTCGACGAATCGATGATTACGGGGGAATCGATTCCGGTTGATAAAAAAGAAGGAGATCGCGTCATTGGCGCAACGATCAACACGACAGGCACTCTTACGATTCGGGCGGAAAAGGTCGGAAAAGACACAGCCTTGGCGAATATCGTGAAAATTGTCGAAGAAGCTCAAGGTTCGAAAGCGCCGATTCAGCGGATGGCCGATGTTATTTCCGGAATTTTTGTGCCGATTGTTGTTGGTATTGCCGTGTTGGCGTTTTTTGTCTGGTACTTTTTTGTCGCACCGGGCGATTTGCCAAAAGCGCTGGAAGTCGCGATTGCTGTACTTGTCATCGCCTGTCCATGCGCCCTCGGTTTGGCCACGCCGACATCGATCATGGTTGGTACCGGAAAAGGAGCGGAACACGGCATCCTCTTTAAGGGGGGGGAGTACCTGGAGGAAACGCATAAAATCAATGCGGTGCTATTGGATAAAACAGGAACGGTGACAAAAGGAAAACCGGAAGTAACGGATGTCATTGAGTTTCAAAAAGGTATGCTACAATACGCCGTGTCGGCGGAAAAAGGTTCTGAGCATCCGCTCGCGCAGGCGATTGTCGAATATGGCAAACGGCAACAAATCGCAGTAAAGCCGTTTGAGCACTTCGCGGCGCTTGCGGGTCACGGTATTGAAGCGGTAATCGATGGCAAACGTGTTCTCGTTGGAACGAGAAAATTAATGAAAGAAAACAACGTCGACATTTCTCGACATATAGAGAAAATGATACAATTAGAAATAGAAGGAAAAACGGCGATGCTCGTGTCCATTGATGGACAGCTTGCCGGCATCATCGCCGTCGCTGATACGATCAAAAAAAATGCTAAAGTAGCAATTCAAGCGTTGAAACAGCTTGGGATTGATGTGTATATGGTGACAGGCGACAATGAACGGACGGCAAAAGCGATTGCCAAACAAGTGGGGATCGACCATGTATACGCCGAAGTGCTTCCTGAGGACAAAGCAAACATTGTCGAAAAGATGCAGCGAGAAGGCAAACGGGTGGCGATGGTCGGTGATGGCATTAATGACGCTCCTGCTTTGGCGAAAGCCGATATCGGCATAGCCATCGGCACGGGAACGGATGTTGCCATCGAAACGGCCGATGTCACCTTAGTCGGCGGCGATTTGACGCATATACCGAAGGCGATCGAGCTAAGCCGCAAAACGATGGCCAATATTCGGCAAAACTTGTTTTGGGCGCTATTTTACAATACGATCGGCATACCGGTTGCCGCCGCTGGGCTGTTAGAACCTTGGATTGCTGGAGCGGCGATGGCGTTTAGCTCCGTATCGGTAGTGACAAACGCACTTCGCTTGAAGCGCGTGAAACTATAA
- a CDS encoding metal-sensing transcriptional repressor, with the protein MNHHEENQLNPKMVPRTKEEIESIVRRLKRIEGQVRGVQKMVEDNRYCIDILIQISAIQAALQKVGLSLLERHVQHCVAKAIREGNGDESIQELMNVISQFSK; encoded by the coding sequence ATGAATCACCATGAAGAGAATCAGCTCAATCCAAAAATGGTTCCGCGCACGAAAGAAGAAATTGAGAGCATTGTGAGGCGCTTAAAGCGCATTGAAGGACAAGTGCGCGGCGTGCAAAAAATGGTTGAGGATAACCGCTATTGTATCGATATTTTAATTCAAATTTCTGCCATTCAAGCAGCACTGCAGAAAGTCGGATTGAGTTTGTTAGAGCGTCACGTCCAGCATTGCGTCGCCAAAGCGATTCGCGAAGGCAACGGCGACGAATCGATTCAGGAATTAATGAACGTTATCAGCCAATTCTCCAAATAG
- a CDS encoding DUF3888 domain-containing protein, which produces MLSKKLLLLLFGIFLVVGTNNAESKVNQAAATAEQLEDLSIYFLTPYITKSVLNYYGKKSGTQWWKAKIINVKNLEQESNYHFLITVQVETFQGAHNPPYATDIMTFHIKNDRITLIRYQHYKEYTYAQDCWACWPFFYRWEKMFSIMFE; this is translated from the coding sequence ATGCTTTCCAAAAAATTATTGCTCCTCCTTTTTGGCATATTTCTCGTTGTGGGAACAAACAATGCAGAATCAAAAGTTAACCAAGCGGCGGCAACTGCCGAGCAATTAGAGGATCTTTCCATATACTTTTTAACTCCTTACATCACGAAATCTGTTTTAAACTATTATGGAAAGAAATCGGGAACCCAATGGTGGAAGGCGAAAATAATAAACGTGAAAAATTTAGAACAAGAGAGCAATTACCACTTTCTGATCACTGTTCAGGTTGAAACTTTTCAAGGGGCTCATAATCCTCCTTACGCCACGGACATAATGACATTTCACATCAAAAATGATCGCATCACATTGATTCGTTATCAGCATTATAAAGAATATACATACGCACAGGATTGCTGGGCATGTTGGCCATTTTTCTATAGGTGGGAAAAGATGTTTTCGATTATGTTTGAGTGA
- a CDS encoding PhzF family phenazine biosynthesis protein: MLSVVQTKVFGISSDGGNPCPLVLNSDSLTDKQMQSIAAYYGVETAFILQSENRNALFRLRYFVPKHEMEMCVHATVGAVSYWCQSHGIKQFNGTMETALGEIAVIAQEKDGRLNVIVEQFPPSFSNENPNPSEVAQALKIREEELDFTVGPIQSVSTSRPKLMIPLRNYEILHNLDPDFELLWELCDRYQTTGFYPFTLTTQSSKYDVEARQFPKRAGYNEDPATGVAACALGAYLTHYSKLQEPKEGWYEYLIGQGYAMGRPSIIQAASYISKEGSITKTRVGGYAAILQKENLDIHSII; the protein is encoded by the coding sequence ATGTTATCAGTAGTACAAACAAAAGTATTTGGCATTTCTTCTGACGGGGGAAATCCATGTCCCTTAGTATTAAACAGTGACTCTTTAACTGATAAGCAAATGCAAAGCATTGCTGCTTATTACGGGGTCGAAACAGCCTTTATACTACAGTCTGAAAATCGAAATGCCCTTTTCAGACTAAGATACTTTGTTCCAAAGCACGAAATGGAAATGTGCGTTCATGCTACTGTAGGCGCGGTAAGTTACTGGTGCCAGTCTCATGGAATAAAACAGTTCAATGGAACAATGGAGACCGCGCTGGGGGAAATAGCGGTAATTGCCCAAGAAAAAGACGGAAGATTAAATGTGATCGTAGAACAATTCCCTCCGTCTTTCAGCAATGAAAATCCCAATCCTTCAGAAGTTGCACAGGCATTAAAAATAAGGGAAGAAGAACTAGATTTCACTGTGGGGCCCATTCAATCCGTTTCCACTTCACGTCCCAAATTGATGATTCCTCTGCGTAATTACGAAATACTTCATAACTTAGATCCTGACTTTGAGTTGCTTTGGGAACTTTGTGATAGATACCAGACAACCGGCTTTTATCCTTTTACGTTGACAACACAATCTTCGAAATACGATGTTGAGGCCCGTCAATTTCCTAAAAGAGCAGGTTATAACGAAGATCCGGCTACAGGTGTAGCGGCTTGTGCACTTGGCGCATATCTAACCCATTATTCCAAACTCCAAGAACCAAAAGAGGGATGGTATGAATACCTGATCGGACAGGGATATGCGATGGGAAGACCGAGTATTATCCAAGCTGCTTCCTATATTTCTAAAGAAGGAAGTATAACTAAAACACGAGTAGGAGGATATGCGGCCATTTTACAAAAGGAAAATCTTGATATTCACTCAATAATTTAA
- a CDS encoding RNA-guided endonuclease InsQ/TnpB family protein produces the protein MLRGQKVFFRASKTDLDRLYACNRESALVWNECLRLAKENFLQHGCWITKSGLQKQTKRKFHLHSQSIQAVCHKYLFARQSAHHAIQQGHPARYPYKKKKYFPTKWAKDGFKVYENGKIELSMGIHHGKREKPIVVYASRLPKGTIKEIECCWDQGLYLAVTYEDGQKEKAYKPGKAVGVDLGEVHTIGAFCENGQALLITGRKIRSLHRLRNKKLAEIQRRQSKCQKGSRQWKKYERAKQYVLSKSERQLRDALHKTTKPFVDWCLKQSVSNVYIGNVEGVQRNTRKKRVSRKQAQRLSNWSFGKVKKYLAYKLSQHGIRLHEIVESYTSQTCPVCQKRKKVSSRLFVCRCGYEEHRDVHGARNILSKALHGTFKHWNVQTKLTYLRIA, from the coding sequence ATGCTTCGTGGCCAAAAAGTGTTCTTCCGGGCATCCAAAACAGATTTGGACCGATTGTATGCCTGCAATCGGGAATCCGCCCTTGTTTGGAATGAATGCCTCCGTTTGGCCAAAGAAAACTTCCTCCAGCATGGGTGCTGGATCACCAAAAGCGGGCTGCAAAAACAAACGAAAAGAAAGTTCCATCTTCACAGTCAATCCATTCAAGCCGTCTGTCACAAATATCTCTTCGCAAGACAATCTGCTCACCACGCCATCCAGCAAGGACATCCTGCCCGTTATCCCTACAAGAAAAAGAAGTACTTCCCAACGAAATGGGCGAAAGACGGTTTCAAAGTGTATGAAAACGGAAAAATTGAACTCTCCATGGGTATTCATCATGGAAAACGGGAAAAGCCGATCGTCGTGTATGCGTCGCGTTTGCCAAAAGGAACGATCAAAGAAATCGAATGCTGCTGGGATCAAGGTCTTTATTTGGCCGTGACATATGAAGATGGACAAAAGGAAAAAGCGTATAAACCGGGGAAGGCAGTTGGAGTCGATCTTGGGGAAGTACACACCATCGGCGCGTTTTGTGAAAACGGGCAAGCCCTCCTCATCACGGGAAGAAAAATACGCTCCCTTCACCGGCTTCGGAATAAAAAACTGGCAGAGATCCAGCGGCGTCAATCGAAATGTCAAAAAGGATCGCGTCAATGGAAAAAGTATGAGCGGGCGAAACAATACGTGTTGTCGAAATCCGAAAGACAGCTGCGGGATGCGCTCCATAAAACGACCAAACCATTTGTTGACTGGTGTTTGAAGCAATCCGTTTCCAATGTGTATATCGGAAACGTCGAAGGGGTGCAGCGGAACACGAGAAAAAAACGGGTAAGCCGTAAACAAGCACAGAGACTCTCGAATTGGTCATTCGGGAAAGTGAAGAAGTATCTCGCTTATAAGCTGTCTCAACATGGCATTCGATTGCATGAAATCGTAGAGTCGTATACAAGCCAGACATGTCCTGTCTGCCAAAAGAGAAAAAAAGTGTCTTCCCGCCTGTTTGTGTGTCGGTGTGGGTACGAGGAGCACCGTGATGTTCACGGCGCGAGAAATATCTTAAGCAAAGCACTGCACGGCACCTTCAAACACTGGAACGTACAAACGAAGCTGACGTATCTACGGATTGCGTAA
- a CDS encoding C40 family peptidase, with protein MSISLSVPKWFLTVLLILSLAAAFIFGTVSNASATINYGEEVAAIAESYVGSPYKYGGTTPEGFDASGFTQYVYKNAATQMSIPRTSAAQYKIGKVVKQNALQKGDLVFYATGEKGKVSFVGIYNGNGTFIGATSKGVKVVKMSDKYWKGRYIGAKRVIK; from the coding sequence ATGAGCATAAGTTTATCGGTTCCAAAATGGTTCTTAACAGTTTTATTGATTTTATCTTTAGCAGCGGCATTTATCTTTGGTACAGTTTCCAATGCATCAGCAACGATTAACTATGGGGAGGAAGTTGCGGCAATAGCAGAGAGCTATGTAGGAAGCCCTTATAAATACGGGGGTACAACACCAGAAGGATTTGATGCGAGTGGCTTTACTCAGTATGTGTATAAAAATGCAGCCACTCAAATGTCTATTCCGCGAACGAGTGCCGCACAGTATAAAATCGGCAAAGTTGTTAAACAAAATGCGTTGCAAAAAGGCGATTTAGTGTTTTATGCAACAGGAGAAAAAGGAAAAGTATCCTTTGTGGGAATTTATAATGGAAATGGTACGTTTATTGGTGCAACATCAAAAGGTGTAAAAGTTGTTAAAATGAGTGATAAATATTGGAAAGGCCGATATATAGGTGCTAAGAGAGTCATTAAGTAA
- the nfsA gene encoding oxygen-insensitive NADPH nitroreductase — MNPVIETILQHRSIRQFEDRPLTDEQIRTIVECAQAAATSSFIQAYSIIGVKDKETKRKLAELAGNQSYVENNGHFFVFCADLHRHEVIGEMEQKEVLPSLESTEKFMVALIDTALAAQNAAIAAESMGLGICYIGGLRNNLPEVCKLLKVPKRVIPLFGLAVGYPAQQPDKKPRLPFEHVYHEETYEQDRAKFEAQLKQYNDIVSAYYEKRTNGKRRDTWTGQMANMLSNPVRMYMKEFVEGKGFNLR, encoded by the coding sequence ATGAATCCAGTCATTGAAACGATTTTGCAGCACCGTTCGATTCGTCAATTTGAAGACCGCCCATTGACGGACGAGCAAATTCGAACGATCGTCGAGTGTGCGCAAGCCGCGGCGACATCGAGTTTTATTCAAGCGTATTCTATCATCGGCGTTAAAGATAAAGAGACGAAACGAAAACTGGCGGAATTAGCGGGAAATCAGTCTTATGTTGAGAACAATGGCCATTTCTTCGTATTTTGCGCCGATCTTCACCGTCATGAAGTGATTGGTGAAATGGAGCAGAAAGAGGTGCTGCCATCGCTTGAGAGCACGGAAAAATTTATGGTTGCGCTTATTGATACAGCACTGGCGGCGCAAAACGCAGCCATCGCCGCAGAATCGATGGGGCTTGGCATTTGCTATATCGGAGGGCTGCGCAACAACTTGCCGGAAGTATGTAAGCTGTTGAAGGTGCCGAAGCGGGTCATTCCGCTCTTCGGGCTTGCCGTCGGCTACCCGGCGCAGCAACCTGACAAAAAACCGCGCCTGCCGTTTGAACACGTATACCATGAAGAAACGTATGAACAAGACCGCGCCAAATTCGAAGCGCAGCTGAAACAATATAACGATATCGTTTCCGCGTATTACGAAAAGCGGACAAACGGCAAACGCCGCGACACATGGACCGGGCAAATGGCCAACATGCTCAGCAACCCTGTGCGCATGTATATGAAAGAATTCGTAGAAGGAAAAGGGTTTAATTTGCGTTAG
- a CDS encoding ArsR/SmtB family transcription factor, whose product MAALSHKHDVFQAIADPTRRKLLRLLADKEMPVTVISGHFPISRTAVSKHLRILADAGLVKERKVGRETRYRLEPTPLLELKEWLSFYERFWDNKMAMLKHYVENGEGHIVDDGEDQ is encoded by the coding sequence ATGGCTGCTTTATCACACAAGCATGACGTCTTTCAGGCCATCGCTGATCCTACCCGGCGTAAGCTGTTGCGATTGTTGGCCGATAAGGAAATGCCCGTTACCGTCATCAGCGGCCATTTTCCGATCAGCCGGACGGCCGTGTCCAAGCATTTGCGGATTTTGGCGGATGCCGGACTTGTGAAGGAGAGAAAGGTTGGGCGGGAAACGCGATATCGTCTAGAACCAACTCCATTGTTGGAATTAAAGGAATGGCTGTCCTTTTACGAACGATTTTGGGATAACAAAATGGCGATGCTCAAGCACTACGTGGAAAATGGCGAAGGACATATTGTTGATGATGGTGAGGATCAATAA